GCCGGTGGAATGGACCGAGAGGACCGATCTTCCGTTCCCGGTCAGCGGGGCGATCGCGCTGAAGGACCAGATCCAGTTCCACCCCATGGAGGTCCTCGGAGCGCTTGCCGCGGAGCTGCGTCATCGCGGCGGTGAGCTGATCGAGGGTGTGCGGGTCACCGGCGCGAGCTCCGGTGACGGCTCCTGGCGTGACACCGAGGAAGATGCGGCACGAAGCTCGACCGATGATGACACCGAGGGTTCACCGCTCATAGATTCAGCGCCGCTGACCGTGGAGACCAGTCAGGGCAGCGTCACGGCGTCTCGACTGATGCTGGCCACTGGTGTGCCCGTGCTGGATCGCGGCGGATACTTCGCCAAGCTCAAGCCGAACCGCTCCTACGCGATGACCTACCGGGTGCCGGGCTCCCCCGCGAGCATCCCGGAGGGGATGTACCTCAGCGCGGATTCACCGGGGCGGACCCTGCGCACGGTGCCCGTCAATGGCGAGGAGCTGCTGCTGATCGGCGGCAATGACCACGTGGTGGGCCGCTCCCCGTCCGAGGCCGCCGCCGTGCAGGACCTCGAGGACTGGGCGCAGGAGCACTTCCCCGGCGCAGAACGGACCCACGTCTGGTCCGCTCAGGATTACCGCACCTCCCAGTACGTGCCGTTCTTCGGGAAGCTGCCCCGCGGGGGCGGGAAGATCTACCTGGCCACGGGATACAACAAATGGGGCATGTCCAATGCCGTGGCTGCCGCCCTAGCGATCTCCGCGCAGATCCTCGGCGGGCATATGGCCTGGGCCGAGACGCTCGGGGCGCGGATGACCTCGCCGTCAGATGTGCTCACCGGACTCAAGGACAACGCTGAGGTCGGCGCTACCATGGTCGCCGGCTGGGCCGCGGCGGAGGTTCACGCCCTGCCCAAGGAAGCACCCGCCGAGGGTGAGGGCGCAGTGGGCCGGGAGCACGGCAAGCCGGTGGCGGTCTCCACGGTGGAGGGCGAGACCTGCAAGGTCTCCGCGATCTGCCCCCACCTGGGCGGGGTCCTGAAGTGGAACGACGCCGCGCTGTCCTGGGACTGCCCGCTGCATGGTTCTCGATTCGCTGCGGACGGCGAACTGCTGGAAGGGCCCGCCGTCACGAACCTGTCGAGGCTGTGACGTCTCTTCAGGGCCGCTAGCGGACGGAGAAGTCCCGCGGGTAGGAGCTCTGCGCGCCGAAGCGGGTCGCCGCGTCTGCCGCGAATCGCGAGGCGGTGGCCGCTGCCGTCTCCAGGCTGTCTCCGCAGGTGAGGCGTCCCACCAGTGCGCCCGCGAAGGCATCTCCGCAACCACTGGTATCCACGGCCTTCACCGGCACCCCGGGGACATCGACGGCCGGCTGCCCGCTGCGGTGCAGCAACGCGCCCTCCCCACCGCGGGTGACGATGAGCGTCTCGACGCCGAGCTGGGCCGCCGGGTCAGCTAAGCCTGAGCGCGCGGGCTCTGAATAATCGGTCCGACTCTCAGCCGGATGCTCGGCCCGATGCCCACCGCCGACTTGGGCCGCGCGCTCCAGCAGGTGCTGCGCCTCCCCCTCGTTGACGATGACCATGTCCACGTTCCGCAGATCCACGGCCTCGGTCGGCAGCGGTGAGGCGTTCAGGGCCACTTTCGTCCCGGTGGCGTGCGCCCGGGCGGCAGTCTCCAGGACCGCCTCCAGCGGAACCTCCAGGCTCAGCAGCACCCATTCGGCCTGGTCCAGCAGCGCCGGCGGGCAGTCGTCGGCGCTGAGCTCCGCGTTCGCGCCGGGGACCACGACGATCGTGTTCTCCCCGTCCGCGCGCACCGTGATGAAAGCCGTCCCCTGCGCTCCGCGTCCCGGTGTGACCGCTTCGGCCTGGACACCGGCCTCCAACAGCGAGGCCACAGCCTCGGTACCGGCGGCATCGGCGCCACAGCGGGCGACCAGATGAGATTCCGCACCGACCAGCGCGGCCGCCACCGCCTGGTTGGCGGACTTGCCGCCGGTGGCCGTCTCCGCTGCATGGGCCAGCACGGTCTCCCCTGGCTGGGGGAACTCGGTCAGCTGTGCGGTGATGTCTCGGTTCACGGATCCCACGACCAGTAGTGTCACGCGCGATCTCCTTTGACGGTGGTCGAGCGGATCAGGACAGTGAGAGGAACAGCTTCTCGAGCTCTTCCACGGTCAGTCCGTCCTCGGTCTCCGCAGCGGCTTCGGGATCGGTGATGCAGAACTGCATCGCGGAGGAGACCACGCTGAAGCCGGCCCGGTCCAGCGCGGTGGACACCGCGGAGAGCTGGGTGACCACGTCACGGCAGCTGCCGCCGTTCTCGACCGCGTTGATCACCGAGTCCAGCTGACCGCGGGCTCGCTTGAGCCGGTTCACGATCTTGCGCTGGGTCTCTGGATCGGCTTCTCTCATGGTGCTCTCCCTGCTTCTCGCACTGTTATGTCTCTATGATGCCAGCAGTTGCCGGCGCCGCCTCAACACCAAGGTCCCCAGCAGCGTGAGGACCAGCACGGCTGCGGCCACCCCGTAGACCAGGGGCAACTCTTGGAAGAAGACGACGATTCCCATGATCAGCACCAGGTAGCCGAAGACCTTCTTGAGCGCCTTCTCGGGGACATGCTTGCCGAAGGCCGTGCCGATCAGCGCGCCCACCACTGTGATGATGGTGATCATCAACACCGGCACCCAGTCGATGCTCACTTCAGTCATGTACCCGGCCAGCCCGGTGAAGGACTTCATCGAGATGATCAGCAGCGAGGTCCCCACCGCTGCCGGCATGGACAGCCCGCCGAGCAGCACCAGGGCGGGGACCACGAGGAATCCGCCGCCGGCGCCGACCATGCCTGTGACCAGTCCGACGACGAGTCCCTCGGCGAGGATCTTGACCAACGGCAGCTTCTTCCGGGCCTCGCCGCTGGTCTGCGGCCGGCGGTCCATGATCATGGCTAGCGCGGTGGCGACCATCATGATCCCGAAGGCCACCATGAGCACAACGCTGGGAAGCTGAGCCCCCAGTAGTCCGCCGCCGAACGCCCCGGCCATCGCGGCGGCGCCGAAGATGAATCCGGTCCGCCACTGCACGTTCCCGCGCCTGGCATGAGGGATCACGCTCACCAGGGAGGTCACCCCGATGATGAACATCGACGCGGCGATGGCCTCCTTGGGCGGGAAGCCCGCTACGTAGGTCAGCAGCGGGACGGCCAGGATGGTGCCCCCGCCGCCGAGCAGGCCCAGTGAGAGCCCGATCCCGACGGCGAGAACCATCGCGAGGATCAGCCCGCTGCTCATGGCCGCGACCGCACCCGAGAGGCCCGCTGGGCATCCGCTGCCCGCTCGTTCTGTGCTTCGCGCTGGTCTTGGATCTGTGTCGAGCGCGGAATCTCGGCGAGCAGCTTCTCCACGCTCGGGTCCGCCTCGACCTTGTTCCACGGCATCTTGTTCAGCGCCGCGGCCATGGCGCAGGAATCGGTCAGCGCCGAGAAGGTCAGCCCCGCGCCGATCGCGCCAGCGAGGTATCCCACCTTCGGTGAGATCAGCTTGCTGCCGACGAATCCGGTGAGCACCAGGGAGCCCGCCACCATGCGCACCTGCCGGTCCATGGCCCAGCGCTGTCTGCCCCGCTGGGTGTGCTGCTGATGCGAGGCTTCGAGCGCGACGACGCCGCCGTCAAGCACTCGCGCCGAGTCCACTCCTGCAGCGCGCAAGTGCTGCAGGGCCTGGTTGGCGCGGTTGCCGGTCTGGCAGATCAGCACGATGTCTCCGGTGAACTGCTCGGCCAGAGTCTCCTTGTGCTTCTGCAGCAGGTCCAGCGGCACGTTGTGCGAGCCCGGGACTCGCAGCGATTCATGTTCCGCGGGTGTACGCACGTCCACGAGCAGCGGGGCCCGCTGTGACTGGAGCTTCTCGGCGAGTTCGGTCGGGCTCATCGGGGCGGCGGGCGCCGTCGTCGTGGTGGTGGTGTTCGCCATAGGGCTGGGTGTTCCTTTCAAGAAGTACGGGGTGCTGGCGCTGCTGACGCCGGTATTGATCTCAGTTCCACCGGTTCAGCGGGACTGCTTCCACTCGGACCAGCCGGCATAGCTGCCGACCAGCTCACGGACATCGTGGCCTTCTCTGCGCAGCGCACTGGCGGCCACGGAGTTCCGGACCCCGGACTGGCAGTAGGTCACGATAGGCCCGCTGCCCGGCAGCTGGTCCTGGTGCCAGAGCACCCGCCCGGCGCTGAGCTGCTGAGAGCCGGGGATGTGGCCCGCAGCGTGCTCGGACTTGTTGCGCACATCCAGCAGCAGCGCGGGCTCGAAGTCCTGAAGCTCCTCAGGGGTGATGGTGGCCGGCTGGGTTGTGGGGAGATCGGCGAGGCTGATCGTGTAGCCCTTCACCCGGTCGATGCCGACCCTCATGAGGTGAGCGCGCATGATCTCAGCCTGGTCCTGATCCTCAGCCAGGAGGATCAGCGGCTGGGTCTCGGTCTCCGGGTCGTAGGCCCAGGCGCCGAAGCTGGCGAACTTGCCGCCGGCGGGGATGTTCAGGGCACCGATGACGGTTCCCTGTTTGACCTCGGCGTTGGCGCGGGTGTCCACGAAGATCGCTCGGTCCTCTTCCAGGGCGCTGCGCACCTGGTCCGAGGTGAAGGCCTGAAGCGGAGACAGCGGGCCCAGCACGGCGGGGCCGTCCTTGTTCTCGCGCTTCATCCGCCCGAAGTAGGCGTGGGCGTCGGGCTGCCCGTCGAGGAGCTCGTCGATGAAGCCCTGCTCGTCATCGTTGGCCAGATGCTTGGACCACCAGGCGTTGGTCCGCTCGTAGCCGACCGTGGTGGCCGGCAGCGCGCCCAGGGCCTTGCCGCAGGCGCTGCCTGCGCCGTGGCCGGGGTAGACCAGGATGTGGTCGGGCAGGGCGAGGAACTCGTTCTTCAGGCTGCGGTAGAGCTGCCTGGCTCCCTCGAAGCGGGTGTCGACTCCCCCGGCGGCCTCATCGAGGAGGTCCGGGCGGCCGAGGTCTCCGGCGAAGACGAAGTCTCCGGAGATCATGTAGCCGGGATCATCGCTGAAGGCGCCGTCGGTGACCAGGAAGATCAGGTGCTCCGGGGTGTGGCCGGGAGTATGGCGGGCCTCCACACGGATGTTGCCCAGGGTGATCACGTCTCCGTGCTGGAGTCGGGTGGCGTCGAAGCCGTACTGCCAGTCCTCGCCACCCTCGCCGGAGATGAAGGCCTCGGCGTCTGCGGCGGCCGCGAGCTCGCGGGTGCCGGAGAGGTAGTCCGCGTGGATGTGGGTCTCGGCGACCTTGGTGATGCGCATCCCGTGGTTCGCGGCGAGGTCGAAGTACTCGCCGACGTCGCGGCGGGCGTCGATGACCATGCCTTCGCCGGTGGCCTGGCAGCCGATGAAGTAGCTGGCCTGGGCCAGGTCCTCGTCGTAGATCCGTTCCAGAAGCATGAGATCGCTCCCTTCCTTGACAGTCGTTGGATACCCCATGGGGTATATGAACTACTGTCGCACATACCCCCGGGGGTATACAAGTTCGACGGAAAAAGATGAGTGAGCTGCTCCATTCGGGGTCGCCACGTGCTGCCGCGAATACCGCTCTGAGAGGCCGCGTTAACACTGCTGAAACGCGAGCCGGTAGGGTGGACAATCTGCCCTCCCCCAGCGCGCCCGCCCGGCGACCTGTGTGCGGACGCGAGCAGCAATCGTGTGTATCTACCTGGCCTGCGCGGCATTCCCGCCGCAGCGGCCAAGGCGGCACTGAGTAAGACAGAGCCGACACCAAAGGACCTATCACCATGCCCGCGACCCAGCCCGACTTCGCGCCCAGCGAGGCTCCGAGCCACACCACGACTCCGACGCTGCGCGGCGCCGTCGGCCCCGCCTACTTCCCCGTGGCGCTGCTGGCCCGCTTCCCCTACGCCATGATGGTGGTCGGGGTGCTCACCCTGGTGGTCGCGGCGCGGGACTCGCTGACCCTGGGCGGTGTCACCTCCGCGATGGTGGGCCTGGGCACGGCGATCTTCGGGCCGCTCATCGGCGCCGGCGCGGACCGGTGGGGCCAGCGCCCGGTGCTGCTGATCGCTGGTCTTGCCAGCAGCCTCTCGCTCTTCGCCCTGGCTTGGGTGGTCTACAGCCCGCTGGGCACCTGGGCGGTGCTGGTCTCCGCCTTCCTGGTGGGCGCCACCGCACCGCAGGTTCCGCCGATGTCGCGCAGCCGCCTGGTGGGCGTCATCTTCCGGAAGCTCCCCGCGGCCCGGCAGCAAAAGACGATGAACTCGACGATGGCCTATGAGTCAGCTGCCGATGAGATCACCTTCGTCTTCGGCCCCGTGATCGTGGGCCTGCTTGCGGCCACCCTGGGCGGCGCGGCGCCGATCATCGGCGCGGCCGTGCTCACCCTGGTCTTCCTGCTCGCCTTCGCGATGCACCCCACCGCCGACGTCGTGCCCAAGAACACCGCGACCCACCGCGAACCCGCCCCGGTGGGCGAGCTCTTCGCGCCGCGACTGCTGGTGCTGCTGGCCGGCGCCCTGGGCATCGGTCTGATCTTCGGCTCCACGCTGACCGTGCTGACCTCGTTCATGGCCGATCTGGGCTTCGCCGAGCGCGCGGGCCTGGTCTATGGCGCCATGGGTGTGGGCTCTGCGATCTTCGCGCTGGCGGCGGCCCTGTTCCCCGCGAGCTTCAGCCTCGAGGCGCGCTGGCTGAGCTTCGGCGGGGTGCTGCTGCTGGGCACCATCGGGCTGCAGTTCGCCTCTGTGCTGCCGGTGCTGATCCTGGTGCTGCTGGTGATGGGCGTGGGCATCGGCCCGACCCTGGTCACGCAGTTCAGCCTGGTGGCCGAGCGCAGCCCGCATGGACGCTCCGCCACGGTGATGTCCATGCTCACCACGGCGATCGTGATCGGCCAGTCCTCCTCCACGGCGATCACCGGGTTCATCGCCGAGAACTTCGGCACGCAGATCTCCGCGATCGTTCCGCTGGTGGCGGCGCTGCTGATCATCCTCGCGGCCGTCGGCAACGCGCTGGGCGTGAGCAACAGCCGGGACTACTCCCGGGAGGGATCCGAGGGCTGATCTCGGCCCGGCTCGCGGTGCTGATCTGCCTCCCGGTCGTCAGGCCAGCACCAACCAGCGTCACTCCGCCAGTGAGTCCACAACCGGTGGTCTGCGCAGCTCCAGCACGACCACCAGTGCGATGACACCGGCGGCCGTGAGGACCAGACTCTGCGGGGCCAGCGCGCTGAGCGCGATCCCCACGGCGAGGGCTGGGATGAGCACGTTCTTGGCCCGGGTGAGGGATTCCTTGAGCGTGAGGAACCAGATCCCCAGGATGAAGACCGCCACCGGGACCGTCAGCGTGGCCGCGGCCGCCTCGGGACTGAGGCTGGTGGCGCCCAAGTCGAGGTCGATCGCGACCTCGATCCCGGCGGAGAACGTCCCGGCCGCGGCGAAGATCGCGTAGTGGGCGTACCCGAAGATCAGCGAGTTCCGAAGTCGATCGAACTTCTCGTGATGGCTGCGCGCGAAGTAGATCCACCACATCCCGGAGGCGAGGATGAGCCCGCAGACGGCGATCGTGATCAGTGCACCGAGGCGCTCGGCATCTTCTGCAGCGTCGATCACAGCATTGGCGGAGGCGAGGATCGATTCCCCGAGCAAGATGATGGTGAACAGCCCGTAGCGTTCGGCGATGTGGTGCGGATGCCAGGGCGTGGGGCGGGATCGCTCCGCCCAGATCGGCACTGAGATTTCGGCGAGCACCAGCAGCAGGAACCCTGGCACGGACCACTGCTCGGGGAGCAGCAGCCGTCCCACCCACAGCAGCTGCACCACGGAGATTCCCGCCGCATACCTCAGCGCCGTGCCGCGCAGCCGCGCATCTGCCTGCGCCGCACGCAGCCACTGCGCGACGACTGCGAGGCGCATGATCACGTACCCCAGCGTGGCCAGGCGGTAGTCCGTCTCGGTCACCGCGGGGTTCACACCGGCGGCGAGCACCAGCACACCGCCCATCTGGAAGAAAGTCAGGATCCGGTAGAGCCAGTCCTCCGTGCCGAAGGATGTGGCGAACCAGGTGAAGTTCATCCATGCCCACCAGATCGCGAAGAACACCATGGGTACGCGCCGACTCCGCTGGCAATGTGCCCCGCAGACTCGGCGTGGTGCAGCTCGACAGCGGCCTGCGAGACAGCGACGACGAACACGAGGTCGAAGAAGAGCTCCAACGGGGAGGCCGCACGGTGCTCCTCCTGCGGGTCCCGCGGGCGCATGCGCCTCAAGCCCAGCCGAGCGTGCACAGTGGTCATCGCGCTGATCCCTTGGTGTCGAAGGGGCGGGTCGAGGGGCCGGGCAACAGCGCCGACGACGGCGGCGCGGCAGCTGCTCGGCGCCAGAGTAGCCGCGGTGGGGACTCGGCCACAATGGCGCGGCACACAGGTCAGGGCACGCAAAAACGGCCGGTGAGGCCCCCCGAAGGGAAACCTCACCGGCCGTTGTGCGGCTCAAGCTGCTCAGCCGGGGCTGTTCAGCTGAAGCCGTTCAGCAGGAGCTGATCACGCGTCGTCGTCCTCGGTGTTCGAGGAACCGTCGCCCTCGACCACGGGGGCGAGGCTGAGCTTTCCGCGGTCATCGACCTTGGAGATCTCGACCTGGATGCGCTGGCCGACGCTGACGACGTCTTCGACGTCGTCCACGCGCTTGCCCTCGTTGAGCTTGCGCAGCTCGGAGATGTGCAGCAGGCCATCCTTGCCCGGGGTCAGCGAGATGAACGCGCCGAACGTGGTCAGCTTGACCACGGTGCCCAGGTACCGCTCGCCGATCTCAGGGACCTGCGGGTTGGCGATCGCGTTGACCGCGGCGCGTGCTGCTTCTGCAGCCTCGCCGTTGGTCGCGCCGATCAGGACGGTGCCGTCATCTTCGATCGAGATGTCGGTGCCGGTGTCCTCCTGGATCTGGTTGATCATCTTGCCCTTCGGGCCGATGACCTCGCCGATCTTGTCCACGGGGACCATCACCGAGATGATGCGCGGTGCGAACTCTGACATCTCATCCGGAGAGTCGATGGCAGCTGCCATGACGCTCAGGATGTGCAGGCGAGCCTCGCGGGCCTGCTTCAGCGCTGCGGAGAGCACCGAAGCCGGGATGCCGTCGAGCTTCGTGTCCAGCTGGATGGCTGTGACGAACTCGGAGGTGCCGGCGACCTTGAAGTCCATGTCGCCGAAGGCATCTTCGGCGCCGAGGATGTCGGTCAGTGCGGCGTAGCGGGTCTCGCCGTCGACCTGGTCGGAGACCAGGCCCATGGCGATGCCTGCCACAGGGGCCTTCAGCGGAACGCCGGCGTTGAGCATCGACAGCGTCGAGGCGCAGACCGAGCCCATCGAGGTGGAGCCGTTGGAGCCCAGCGCCTCGGAGACCTGGCGGATCGCGTAGGGGAACTCCTCGCGGGAGGGCAGCACCGGAACCATGGCGCGCTCAGCGAGTGCACCGTGACCGATTTCGCGGCGCTTGGGCGAACCCACGCGGCCGGTCTCACCCACCGAATAGGGCGGGAAGTTGTAGTTGTGCATGTAGCGCTTGGTCTTCACCGGCGACAGGCTGTCGATGTTCTGCTCAAGCTTGAGCATGTTCAGCGTGGTGACACCCATGATCTGGGTCTCGCCGCGCTCGAAGATCGCCGAACCGTGCACGCGGGGAAGAACCTCGACCTCGGCGGTGAGCTGGCGGATGTCCGTCAGACCGCGTCCGTCGATGCGCACCTGATCGCGCAGGATGCGCTGGCGGATGACCTGCTTGGTCACCGCGCCGATGGCCTTGGCGACTTCGCCGCCGCGGCCTTCGAATTCCTTGCCCTCGCCGGCGAGCTCCTCGCGGACCTCGGCCTTCAGCTCGGAGTCCGCGGTGTCGCGCTCCTGCTTGTCGGCGATCTGGTACACCTTGCTCAGGCGCTCGGAGGCGGAAGCCTCCACAGCGGCGAGAACGTCATCCTCGTAGTCCACGAAGGTGGGGATGTCGATCTCGGGCTTGGCGGCGCGTGCTGCCAGATCAGCCTGGGCATCGCAGAGGACCTTGATGAACGGCTTGGCAGCCTCGAGGCCTTCGGCGACGATGTCCTCGGTCGGAGCGGTCTTGCCCTGCTCCATGATGAGCTTCCAGGAGTCATCGGTGGCTTCGGCTTCGACCATCAGCACAGCGATGTCGCCGTCGACGACTCGACCTGCGACGACCATGTCGAAGACAGCGTTCTCCAGCTGGGAGTGCTTCGGGAAGGCCACCCACTGGGCGCCGTTGGCACCCTCGACGAGTGCCACGCGGACTGCACCGATCGGGCCGGAGAACGGCAGACCGGAGAGCTGGGTGGACATCGAGGCGGCGTTGATGGCCACCACGTCGTAGAGGTCATCCGGGTTGATCGAGAGCACGGTCTCGACGACCTGGACCTCGTTGCGGATGCCCTTCTTGAAGGCGGGGCGCAGCGGGCGGTCGATCAGGCGGCAGGCCAGGATCGCGTCGGTGGAGGGGCGACCCTCGCGACGGAAGAAGCTGCCGGGGATGCGACCTGCGGCGTACATGCGCTCTTCAACGTCCACCGTCAGCGGGAAGAAGTCGAAGCCCTCACGGGGGGACTTGCCCACCGAGGTGGCCGAGAGCAGGCTCGTGTCGTCGTCCATGGTGACCAGGACGGAACCGGCGGCCTGCTTGGCGAGGCGGCCGGTCTCGAAGGAAATGGTGCGTGTACCGAATGAGCCGTTGTCAATGACGGCTTCGGTGGTGTGAATCTCGGGACCCTGCATAACAGGTGTCTCCTCTCAGTTGTCTTGCATTACTGGCGCGCCAGTGAGAGAGAAGGATCTGCGTACATATGGTCGGTCATCGATCGAAGCCCACGGGCCCGGCACGTGCTGTGCCTCCCGGAGGCTACTACCGAGGACCGGAACATATGAGTTCGATCCCTCTCACTGGCGGGAGCGCCACCCACTAGTCTCGCATACAAAGCAGGCGACTCCTACGGCCGTGTTGACCGTGTAAGGAGCCGCCTGATTCGTTGCTTGGTGATCAGCGTTTGACGCTGAAGCTCATCGGCGAATACCGAGACGCTTGATCAGCGAACGGTAGCGCTCGATGTCCGTAGCAGCAAGGTACTTCAGCAGACGACGACGGCGACCCACCAGGATCATCAGACCGCGACGGGTGTGGTGATCATGCTTGTGCACCTTGAGGTGCTCGGTGAGGTCGGAGATCCGACGTGTCAGAACCGCAACCTGAACCTCGGGTGAACCAGTGTCACCCTCGGAAGTTGCGTACTCCTTGATGATCTCCTGTTTGACAACGGGATCTAAAGCCATGGAAGAGCTCCTTCATTGTTGTACCGCGAACAAGACCGGGCTTTGCCCTTGCGGGCCAGGGACCAGTGTCAGCCACCGCGGACTGCAGCATGACGTTGCCGCCTAAGCGACCCGTCTACGATACAGGAGCCAGCCACAAGGGGCCACCCACCCTGCGTTTACGCCCACCCACCCTGCGTTTTACCTCCCCCACCCTGACGTTTTACCTCCCCGTGCGAGTTCTACCGGGCAGACCGCCGGCGGGGTAGATCACGTAGGCCCAGGTAAAACGCTGGTGTGCAGGACGGTGAGGTAGGGAAGCTGGACGGGCTCCCCCGGCGACAGCTCCAGGTGCTCATCGAGGTACCAGTCGAGGTTCGCTCGGCGGCGTTCCCGAGCCGGCCCATCGGCCGAGAGCCAGGAGCTCAGCGTGGTGGACAGCGTGCGAATCTCCTCCGGGGTGATCGCCCGTTCCCAGCG
The nucleotide sequence above comes from Nesterenkonia halotolerans. Encoded proteins:
- a CDS encoding FAD-dependent oxidoreductase, translated to MNSQTTHSTYEPADTHRSLWLDTHTPESIPTDTFTEGAHYDTVVAGAGLTGLTTAVLLARSGHKVAVLEARSVGVVATGNTTAKLSLLQGTNLSSIRKHHSDEILQAYVDGNQEGQSWLVRYLEEHGVPYQRRTAYTYAATGSGLSSLREELAACQNAGLPVEWTERTDLPFPVSGAIALKDQIQFHPMEVLGALAAELRHRGGELIEGVRVTGASSGDGSWRDTEEDAARSSTDDDTEGSPLIDSAPLTVETSQGSVTASRLMLATGVPVLDRGGYFAKLKPNRSYAMTYRVPGSPASIPEGMYLSADSPGRTLRTVPVNGEELLLIGGNDHVVGRSPSEAAAVQDLEDWAQEHFPGAERTHVWSAQDYRTSQYVPFFGKLPRGGGKIYLATGYNKWGMSNAVAAALAISAQILGGHMAWAETLGARMTSPSDVLTGLKDNAEVGATMVAGWAAAEVHALPKEAPAEGEGAVGREHGKPVAVSTVEGETCKVSAICPHLGGVLKWNDAALSWDCPLHGSRFAADGELLEGPAVTNLSRL
- a CDS encoding sulfite exporter TauE/SafE family protein is translated as MSSGLILAMVLAVGIGLSLGLLGGGGTILAVPLLTYVAGFPPKEAIAASMFIIGVTSLVSVIPHARRGNVQWRTGFIFGAAAMAGAFGGGLLGAQLPSVVLMVAFGIMMVATALAMIMDRRPQTSGEARKKLPLVKILAEGLVVGLVTGMVGAGGGFLVVPALVLLGGLSMPAAVGTSLLIISMKSFTGLAGYMTEVSIDWVPVLMITIITVVGALIGTAFGKHVPEKALKKVFGYLVLIMGIVVFFQELPLVYGVAAAVLVLTLLGTLVLRRRRQLLAS
- a CDS encoding metal-sensitive transcriptional regulator, coding for MREADPETQRKIVNRLKRARGQLDSVINAVENGGSCRDVVTQLSAVSTALDRAGFSVVSSAMQFCITDPEAAAETEDGLTVEELEKLFLSLS
- a CDS encoding MFS transporter encodes the protein MPATQPDFAPSEAPSHTTTPTLRGAVGPAYFPVALLARFPYAMMVVGVLTLVVAARDSLTLGGVTSAMVGLGTAIFGPLIGAGADRWGQRPVLLIAGLASSLSLFALAWVVYSPLGTWAVLVSAFLVGATAPQVPPMSRSRLVGVIFRKLPAARQQKTMNSTMAYESAADEITFVFGPVIVGLLAATLGGAAPIIGAAVLTLVFLLAFAMHPTADVVPKNTATHREPAPVGELFAPRLLVLLAGALGIGLIFGSTLTVLTSFMADLGFAERAGLVYGAMGVGSAIFALAAALFPASFSLEARWLSFGGVLLLGTIGLQFASVLPVLILVLLVMGVGIGPTLVTQFSLVAERSPHGRSATVMSMLTTAIVIGQSSSTAITGFIAENFGTQISAIVPLVAALLIILAAVGNALGVSNSRDYSREGSEG
- a CDS encoding low temperature requirement protein A, giving the protein MVFFAIWWAWMNFTWFATSFGTEDWLYRILTFFQMGGVLVLAAGVNPAVTETDYRLATLGYVIMRLAVVAQWLRAAQADARLRGTALRYAAGISVVQLLWVGRLLLPEQWSVPGFLLLVLAEISVPIWAERSRPTPWHPHHIAERYGLFTIILLGESILASANAVIDAAEDAERLGALITIAVCGLILASGMWWIYFARSHHEKFDRLRNSLIFGYAHYAIFAAAGTFSAGIEVAIDLDLGATSLSPEAAAATLTVPVAVFILGIWFLTLKESLTRAKNVLIPALAVGIALSALAPQSLVLTAAGVIALVVVLELRRPPVVDSLAE
- a CDS encoding polyribonucleotide nucleotidyltransferase, producing MQGPEIHTTEAVIDNGSFGTRTISFETGRLAKQAAGSVLVTMDDDTSLLSATSVGKSPREGFDFFPLTVDVEERMYAAGRIPGSFFRREGRPSTDAILACRLIDRPLRPAFKKGIRNEVQVVETVLSINPDDLYDVVAINAASMSTQLSGLPFSGPIGAVRVALVEGANGAQWVAFPKHSQLENAVFDMVVAGRVVDGDIAVLMVEAEATDDSWKLIMEQGKTAPTEDIVAEGLEAAKPFIKVLCDAQADLAARAAKPEIDIPTFVDYEDDVLAAVEASASERLSKVYQIADKQERDTADSELKAEVREELAGEGKEFEGRGGEVAKAIGAVTKQVIRQRILRDQVRIDGRGLTDIRQLTAEVEVLPRVHGSAIFERGETQIMGVTTLNMLKLEQNIDSLSPVKTKRYMHNYNFPPYSVGETGRVGSPKRREIGHGALAERAMVPVLPSREEFPYAIRQVSEALGSNGSTSMGSVCASTLSMLNAGVPLKAPVAGIAMGLVSDQVDGETRYAALTDILGAEDAFGDMDFKVAGTSEFVTAIQLDTKLDGIPASVLSAALKQAREARLHILSVMAAAIDSPDEMSEFAPRIISVMVPVDKIGEVIGPKGKMINQIQEDTGTDISIEDDGTVLIGATNGEAAEAARAAVNAIANPQVPEIGERYLGTVVKLTTFGAFISLTPGKDGLLHISELRKLNEGKRVDDVEDVVSVGQRIQVEISKVDDRGKLSLAPVVEGDGSSNTEDDDA
- a CDS encoding rhodanese-like domain-containing protein; the encoded protein is MANTTTTTTAPAAPMSPTELAEKLQSQRAPLLVDVRTPAEHESLRVPGSHNVPLDLLQKHKETLAEQFTGDIVLICQTGNRANQALQHLRAAGVDSARVLDGGVVALEASHQQHTQRGRQRWAMDRQVRMVAGSLVLTGFVGSKLISPKVGYLAGAIGAGLTFSALTDSCAMAAALNKMPWNKVEADPSVEKLLAEIPRSTQIQDQREAQNERAADAQRASRVRSRP
- a CDS encoding ribokinase, yielding MTLLVVGSVNRDITAQLTEFPQPGETVLAHAAETATGGKSANQAVAAALVGAESHLVARCGADAAGTEAVASLLEAGVQAEAVTPGRGAQGTAFITVRADGENTIVVVPGANAELSADDCPPALLDQAEWVLLSLEVPLEAVLETAARAHATGTKVALNASPLPTEAVDLRNVDMVIVNEGEAQHLLERAAQVGGGHRAEHPAESRTDYSEPARSGLADPAAQLGVETLIVTRGGEGALLHRSGQPAVDVPGVPVKAVDTSGCGDAFAGALVGRLTCGDSLETAAATASRFAADAATRFGAQSSYPRDFSVR
- the rpsO gene encoding 30S ribosomal protein S15 is translated as MALDPVVKQEIIKEYATSEGDTGSPEVQVAVLTRRISDLTEHLKVHKHDHHTRRGLMILVGRRRRLLKYLAATDIERYRSLIKRLGIRR
- a CDS encoding MBL fold metallo-hydrolase codes for the protein MLLERIYDEDLAQASYFIGCQATGEGMVIDARRDVGEYFDLAANHGMRITKVAETHIHADYLSGTRELAAAADAEAFISGEGGEDWQYGFDATRLQHGDVITLGNIRVEARHTPGHTPEHLIFLVTDGAFSDDPGYMISGDFVFAGDLGRPDLLDEAAGGVDTRFEGARQLYRSLKNEFLALPDHILVYPGHGAGSACGKALGALPATTVGYERTNAWWSKHLANDDEQGFIDELLDGQPDAHAYFGRMKRENKDGPAVLGPLSPLQAFTSDQVRSALEEDRAIFVDTRANAEVKQGTVIGALNIPAGGKFASFGAWAYDPETETQPLILLAEDQDQAEIMRAHLMRVGIDRVKGYTISLADLPTTQPATITPEELQDFEPALLLDVRNKSEHAAGHIPGSQQLSAGRVLWHQDQLPGSGPIVTYCQSGVRNSVAASALRREGHDVRELVGSYAGWSEWKQSR
- a CDS encoding low temperature requirement protein A, giving the protein MTTVHARLGLRRMRPRDPQEEHRAASPLELFFDLVFVVAVSQAAVELHHAESAGHIASGVGAYPWCSSRSGGHG